A single genomic interval of Mycolicibacterium holsaticum DSM 44478 = JCM 12374 harbors:
- a CDS encoding cytochrome P450, with translation MSSKPPEQHARNWDLRHADFNDNGFLYDVYAVMRRTSPFAHTDTPFLSATPGGAWVAVRYEECYRILQDWQHFSSNPTPEASEQLAGDLVITLDPPRQQKFRKVLNPYFSPARMKALRPQIREETDRLIDGFIEAGSGDLADVAWRQPGIVFFKYVLGMPIEDVPLCVELTDAALNGDTEETRMAAWGGLYQHLHDGVSERATQPPRDDMIDVLLTAEIDGERLPFGDVVANAMLLVQAGLETTASAMSFAFHYLATHPEERDRLIAEPEILGRAVEEFIRFGGSIHGIPRTVANEVELNGQTFCPGESVIVNYASANRDEQVFPDADRCVLDRRENRHLGFGAGVHRCLGSNLARLEMQVGLEQVLARMSDLRLDANREPHFHGSSVTRGYRSVPVVFAPAQRSVA, from the coding sequence GTGAGTTCAAAGCCGCCCGAGCAGCACGCGCGCAACTGGGACTTGCGCCACGCGGATTTCAACGACAACGGCTTCCTCTACGACGTCTACGCGGTGATGCGGCGGACGTCGCCGTTCGCCCACACCGATACGCCGTTTCTCAGCGCGACCCCGGGCGGGGCCTGGGTCGCGGTGCGCTACGAGGAGTGCTACCGGATCCTGCAGGACTGGCAGCACTTCTCCAGCAACCCGACACCGGAGGCAAGCGAGCAACTGGCGGGCGATCTGGTCATCACCCTGGATCCCCCGCGCCAGCAGAAGTTCCGCAAGGTGCTCAACCCGTACTTCTCACCCGCGCGGATGAAGGCGCTGCGTCCGCAGATCCGCGAGGAGACCGACCGGCTGATCGACGGTTTCATCGAAGCGGGAAGCGGTGACCTCGCCGATGTGGCGTGGCGCCAGCCGGGAATCGTCTTCTTCAAGTATGTCCTCGGCATGCCCATCGAAGACGTGCCGCTGTGCGTCGAGCTCACCGACGCCGCGCTCAACGGGGACACCGAGGAAACCCGGATGGCCGCCTGGGGCGGGCTGTATCAACACCTGCACGACGGGGTGAGCGAACGCGCCACCCAGCCGCCGCGCGACGACATGATCGACGTGCTGCTGACGGCCGAGATCGACGGGGAGCGGCTGCCGTTCGGCGACGTGGTCGCCAACGCCATGCTGCTGGTGCAGGCCGGGCTCGAAACCACCGCCAGCGCTATGTCATTCGCGTTTCACTACCTGGCAACCCATCCCGAGGAGCGCGACCGCCTCATCGCCGAACCGGAGATCCTGGGCCGCGCGGTCGAGGAGTTCATCCGCTTCGGCGGGTCGATCCACGGCATTCCGCGCACGGTCGCCAACGAGGTCGAACTGAACGGGCAGACGTTCTGCCCCGGTGAATCGGTCATCGTCAACTACGCGTCGGCCAACCGCGACGAACAGGTGTTCCCGGATGCGGACCGGTGCGTCCTCGACCGCCGAGAGAACCGGCATCTCGGGTTCGGCGCCGGCGTTCACCGCTGCCTCGGATCAAACCTCGCCCGCCTCGAAATGCAGGTCGGCCTCGAACAGGTGTTGGCGCGGATGTCCGACCTGCGCCTGGACGCGAACCGCGAGCCGCACTTTCACGGAAGTTCCGTCACCCGAGGGTACCGTTCGGTGCCCGTGGTTTTCGCACCAGCGCAGCGGTCCGTGGCATGA
- a CDS encoding NAD(P)H-dependent amine dehydrogenase family protein: protein MTYRVVQWTTGNVGKRSVRAVALNPQLELVGCYAWSKDKVGRDAGELCGIEALGVAATDDVDALLALQPDCVVYNPMFADVDEMVRILSAGINIVSTSEFITGHFLGEGRDRILDACRMGGSTVFGSGVNPGFIQLFAIVSAGLSERVEKVSVTEAIDTTIYNSPATEKPMGFGYPIDQPDLPAITEKGSAIFGDGVRLVADALGVELDDVRCDVAYAQTTEDLHLPGDWTIARGCVAGVDVGWKGIVAGKEVIEIRGRWRKGQTLDPDWELDMGYTVEVRGTPTIRTTLSFLPPADFVGETLDDYIMLGLSIVAMPAITAIPAVVAAPAGIATYNDLPLLLPRGVLNV from the coding sequence ATGACCTACCGTGTCGTGCAGTGGACGACGGGCAACGTCGGCAAAAGATCCGTGCGTGCGGTCGCGCTCAACCCGCAGTTGGAGCTCGTCGGCTGCTACGCGTGGTCGAAGGACAAGGTCGGCCGCGATGCCGGAGAACTGTGCGGCATCGAGGCTTTGGGCGTGGCCGCCACCGACGACGTCGATGCGCTGCTGGCACTCCAGCCCGACTGTGTGGTGTATAACCCGATGTTCGCCGACGTCGACGAGATGGTCAGAATCTTGAGCGCGGGCATCAACATCGTGTCCACCTCGGAGTTCATCACCGGCCATTTCCTCGGTGAGGGCCGCGACCGCATTCTCGACGCGTGCCGAATGGGCGGATCGACCGTCTTCGGCAGCGGGGTCAACCCCGGCTTCATCCAGCTCTTCGCGATCGTGTCGGCCGGCCTGTCGGAGCGCGTGGAGAAGGTGAGCGTCACCGAGGCCATCGACACCACGATCTACAACTCGCCCGCCACCGAAAAGCCGATGGGCTTCGGCTATCCCATCGACCAGCCCGACCTGCCTGCCATCACCGAGAAGGGTTCGGCCATCTTCGGTGACGGTGTCCGCCTGGTCGCCGACGCACTCGGTGTCGAACTCGACGACGTGCGCTGCGACGTCGCGTATGCCCAGACCACCGAGGACCTACACCTGCCCGGCGACTGGACGATCGCCAGGGGTTGTGTCGCCGGCGTCGACGTCGGCTGGAAGGGAATCGTGGCCGGCAAAGAGGTCATCGAGATCCGCGGCCGCTGGCGCAAGGGCCAGACACTGGATCCGGACTGGGAACTGGACATGGGCTACACCGTCGAGGTCCGCGGCACCCCGACGATCAGGACCACGCTGAGCTTCCTGCCGCCCGCCGACTTCGTCGGCGAAACGTTGGACGACTACATCATGCTGGGATTGTCGATCGTCGCGATGCCCGCGATCACGGCGATCCCGGCCGTGGTGGCGGCGCCTGCAGGCATCGCTACGTATAACGATCTGCCACTGCTACTTCCGCGGGGAGTCCTCAATGTCTGA
- a CDS encoding NAD(P)H-dependent amine dehydrogenase family protein has protein sequence MSEKTYRVIQWMTGDVGQVGVRHFAQCPVFDLVGVLVHDKDKVGKDAGEIAGIPPTGVIATDDVESMIAMDADCVFYTPVIMDVDTVCRLLRSGKNVVTTSGLFYPTDDFREPGDKVRAACQDGGTSFSAGGIHPGYAGDILPLTLARVVSRIDRIQVYEVVNVLTDAPLDHIDWMGFGKDRDKFLSEPTILGLGVSFFAQSMHMVADGVGVHIDEVKADLRAAVSTDDIPHELGAIPRGTVAAQHHEWTAWADGKPLIVYHAIYLTAGPDKLDPPWDWGKTRYRIVIEGDPPTELTLQGVDGPDGTMVHPGYDWTAMGAINTIPDVCDAPPGWLTHHDLGLVRPRGLVR, from the coding sequence ATGTCTGAGAAAACCTACCGGGTCATCCAGTGGATGACAGGCGACGTCGGCCAGGTCGGGGTGCGGCATTTCGCCCAGTGCCCGGTCTTCGATCTGGTCGGAGTCCTTGTGCACGACAAGGACAAGGTCGGCAAGGACGCCGGGGAGATCGCGGGCATCCCGCCGACCGGGGTGATCGCCACCGACGACGTCGAGTCGATGATCGCTATGGACGCCGACTGCGTGTTCTACACACCGGTGATCATGGACGTCGACACCGTGTGCCGACTCCTGCGCTCCGGAAAGAACGTCGTCACGACGAGCGGCTTGTTCTATCCCACAGACGATTTCCGTGAGCCGGGGGACAAGGTCCGCGCCGCGTGCCAGGACGGCGGGACGTCGTTTTCCGCAGGTGGCATCCACCCCGGGTATGCGGGCGACATCTTGCCGCTCACCCTCGCCCGCGTCGTCAGCCGGATCGACAGGATCCAGGTCTACGAAGTCGTCAACGTCCTCACCGACGCACCCCTGGACCACATCGACTGGATGGGCTTCGGCAAGGACCGCGACAAGTTCCTTTCCGAACCAACCATTCTGGGCCTCGGCGTGTCTTTTTTCGCCCAATCCATGCACATGGTCGCCGACGGCGTCGGGGTGCACATCGACGAGGTGAAAGCCGATCTGCGCGCGGCTGTTTCGACCGATGACATACCGCACGAACTGGGTGCCATCCCGCGCGGCACCGTGGCCGCCCAGCACCACGAGTGGACAGCTTGGGCCGACGGCAAGCCGCTGATCGTCTACCACGCCATCTATCTGACCGCGGGCCCCGACAAGCTGGATCCGCCGTGGGACTGGGGCAAAACCCGCTACCGCATCGTGATCGAAGGCGACCCGCCGACCGAACTGACCCTCCAGGGTGTAGACGGGCCGGACGGCACCATGGTCCATCCGGGCTACGACTGGACCGCGATGGGCGCCATCAACACGATCCCCGACGTCTGCGATGCCCCGCCGGGCTGGCTCACCCATCACGACCTCGGCCTGGTTCGACCGCGAGGTCTGGTGCGCTGA
- a CDS encoding cytochrome P450, whose product MTDISANLPPPVRYEDLPMAHDRGAGWAKLRNLGPVLYGDDSYYFTRREDILAALRDYETFSSQTSYDDMISPVPMVPLAFDPPEHTRYRRILHPFFSPQKLSAVLPSLQAQAIDIIDDIAHRAECEIMADLATPYPSQVFRTLFGLPLADRERLIAWKDAIIAVSLAKDPTSVDLTPAAELFSYLTEAVHRQRREPQDGILSQLLHSDEPLTDEEATGLSLVFVLAGLDTVTSAIGFTILELARRPELRAQLREKPSDIDGFVEEMIRLEPPAPTMGRRTARPVTVAGVTLPAGAEVRLCLGAINRDGSDATSGDDLVLDGKVHKHWGFGGGPHRCLGSHLARMELKIVVSEWLRRIPDFELAPGYTPEITWPSATCTLPQLPLRLGAAT is encoded by the coding sequence ATGACCGACATCTCCGCCAACCTGCCGCCGCCAGTCCGCTACGAAGATCTGCCGATGGCCCACGACCGCGGTGCGGGCTGGGCGAAACTTCGTAACCTCGGACCGGTTCTGTACGGCGACGACTCGTACTACTTCACCCGCCGCGAGGATATCCTTGCCGCGCTACGTGATTACGAGACCTTTTCGTCCCAAACCAGCTATGACGACATGATCAGCCCGGTGCCGATGGTGCCGCTGGCGTTCGACCCGCCCGAACACACGCGCTACCGTCGCATCCTGCATCCGTTCTTCAGCCCACAGAAACTGAGTGCCGTCCTACCGTCGTTGCAGGCGCAGGCCATCGACATCATCGACGACATCGCGCACCGAGCCGAGTGCGAGATCATGGCCGACCTCGCCACCCCCTACCCCTCCCAGGTGTTCCGCACCCTGTTCGGCCTGCCGCTCGCGGACCGGGAGCGGCTGATCGCCTGGAAGGACGCGATCATCGCGGTCAGCCTGGCCAAGGACCCGACCAGTGTCGACCTGACGCCGGCCGCGGAGTTGTTCTCCTACCTCACCGAGGCCGTGCACCGGCAACGGCGCGAACCACAGGACGGCATCCTGTCTCAGCTGCTGCACAGCGATGAGCCGTTGACCGATGAGGAGGCGACCGGGCTTTCCCTGGTTTTCGTTCTCGCCGGGCTCGACACGGTCACCTCGGCCATCGGCTTCACCATCCTCGAGCTGGCTCGACGGCCCGAACTGCGTGCACAACTTCGCGAAAAGCCCAGCGATATCGACGGCTTCGTCGAGGAGATGATCCGGCTGGAGCCGCCGGCACCGACAATGGGCCGACGTACGGCCCGACCGGTGACCGTCGCCGGCGTGACGCTGCCCGCCGGCGCCGAGGTCCGGTTGTGTCTGGGCGCGATCAACCGCGACGGCAGCGACGCCACCTCCGGCGACGATCTCGTCCTGGACGGCAAGGTGCACAAGCACTGGGGGTTCGGTGGGGGACCGCACCGCTGCCTCGGTTCGCATCTGGCCCGGATGGAGCTGAAGATCGTCGTCAGCGAATGGCTGCGCCGGATACCGGATTTCGAGCTGGCGCCCGGGTATACCCCCGAGATCACGTGGCCGTCGGCCACCTGCACGCTGCCGCAACTGCCGTTGCGGCTCGGTGCAGCCACGTAG
- a CDS encoding cytochrome P450 — MPVRAAKPSVFEAGLPSLDYDLTATPQQIYPQFRAAQQIAPIALGPIGPEVISYEMARTVLRDPRFGIPQGIHLSAHGITSGPLWDRVTRSILNMDGEEHRRLRGLVSKAFTPRGTARMEPTIHAVVNELIDRVAGKGGCEFVADIARPYPIPVICALLGAPREDWQQFSRWAEDIFKIVSFDCDLVEEAPVILAAWGEFDDYIDEMIGHRRNRLTDDLLSELIRAEHDGDRLNQGELRMLAFSILVAGTDTTRSQLSASMQVLCDHPDQWELLQDRPELAMPAVEETMRHSPSMCSTVRSAIDDVTIGEYTFPAGTFIIVNTYAANRDPTIYGNPTRFDITRTDPPAILTFGGGAHYCLGANLARRELAEALTILARRIPNVRRVGQAPWKPLLGMSGPTALYIEFDAVV, encoded by the coding sequence ATGCCGGTCCGGGCCGCGAAACCCAGTGTCTTCGAGGCCGGGCTTCCGTCGCTGGACTATGACCTCACCGCCACGCCGCAACAGATCTATCCGCAGTTCCGAGCCGCCCAGCAGATTGCGCCGATCGCCTTGGGACCCATTGGACCCGAGGTGATCTCGTATGAGATGGCCAGGACGGTGCTTCGCGACCCGCGGTTCGGGATACCGCAGGGCATCCACCTGTCCGCGCACGGGATCACCTCGGGGCCGCTGTGGGACAGGGTGACCCGCAGCATCTTGAACATGGACGGCGAGGAACACCGGCGACTGCGCGGGTTGGTGTCGAAGGCCTTCACACCGCGAGGGACCGCGCGCATGGAACCCACCATCCACGCCGTGGTCAACGAGCTCATCGACCGGGTCGCGGGCAAGGGCGGGTGCGAGTTCGTCGCTGACATCGCCAGGCCCTACCCGATTCCGGTGATCTGCGCGTTACTCGGTGCGCCACGGGAGGATTGGCAGCAGTTTTCGCGGTGGGCCGAGGACATCTTCAAGATCGTCAGCTTCGATTGCGACCTCGTCGAAGAAGCGCCGGTGATCTTGGCGGCGTGGGGCGAGTTCGACGACTACATCGACGAGATGATCGGGCACCGGCGCAATCGGCTCACCGACGACCTGCTGTCCGAGCTCATCCGCGCCGAGCACGACGGTGACCGGCTCAATCAGGGCGAACTGCGCATGCTGGCGTTCAGCATCCTGGTGGCAGGCACCGACACCACCCGAAGCCAGCTTTCCGCGTCGATGCAGGTGCTCTGCGACCATCCCGATCAATGGGAGTTGCTTCAGGACCGCCCGGAACTGGCGATGCCCGCCGTCGAGGAGACCATGCGCCACTCCCCGTCGATGTGCAGCACCGTGCGCAGCGCAATCGACGACGTCACAATCGGCGAATACACCTTTCCCGCAGGCACCTTCATCATCGTCAACACCTACGCCGCCAACCGTGACCCGACGATCTACGGGAACCCGACCCGCTTCGACATCACCCGCACGGACCCGCCCGCCATTCTGACGTTCGGCGGAGGAGCGCACTACTGCCTCGGCGCCAACCTGGCCCGCCGTGAGCTCGCCGAGGCGCTGACCATCCTCGCCCGACGGATCCCGAACGTGCGGCGCGTCGGGCAGGCGCCGTGGAAGCCGCTGCTCGGCATGAGCGGACCCACCGCCCTATACATCGAGTTCGACGCCGTTGTGTGA
- a CDS encoding MFS transporter, with product MSRTDSVSTTSSMRVAAASFIGTTVEFYDFLIYGTAAALVFPKLFFPDAAPAMGLLLSFATFGVGFVARPLGGIVFGHFGDRVGRKKMLVYSLLLMGAATVLMGLLPTYAQIGAAAPILLTLLRLVQGFAVGGEWGGATLMAVEHASPDRKGLYGAFPQMGAPAGTATATLAFFAVSGLPDAQFLAWGWRIPFLASAVLIAIGLVIRLSVTESPDFDVLRQRSQVLPMPIVQAFRKHGKQILLVAGAYLSQGVFAYICVAYLVSYATTVAGIDRTAALFGVSAAALVAIATYPMFGGLSDRLGRKPVFVAGVVAMGLSIWPAFALINTGKPALFLVALLLVFGFAMAPAAGVTGSLFSLAFDADVRYSGVSIGYTLSQVVGSAFAPTVATALYAATHTSDSIVAYLVVVSVISAVSACFLPGGWSRDSRDSHNGVELDV from the coding sequence ATGTCTCGGACTGATTCCGTTTCCACGACCTCCTCGATGCGGGTGGCCGCCGCGAGCTTCATCGGGACGACGGTGGAGTTCTACGACTTCCTCATCTACGGCACGGCCGCCGCGCTGGTGTTTCCGAAGCTGTTCTTTCCCGACGCCGCGCCCGCGATGGGCCTGCTGTTGTCGTTCGCGACGTTCGGCGTGGGCTTCGTCGCCCGTCCGCTCGGCGGAATCGTGTTCGGCCACTTCGGGGACCGGGTGGGCCGCAAGAAGATGCTGGTGTACTCGCTGCTGTTGATGGGCGCCGCGACGGTGTTGATGGGCCTGCTGCCGACCTATGCCCAGATCGGTGCGGCCGCGCCGATCCTGTTGACGCTGTTGCGACTTGTGCAGGGCTTCGCCGTCGGGGGCGAATGGGGCGGCGCTACCCTGATGGCCGTCGAGCACGCCAGCCCCGACCGCAAGGGTCTCTACGGTGCCTTCCCCCAGATGGGCGCACCGGCGGGCACCGCGACCGCCACCCTGGCGTTCTTCGCGGTGTCGGGTCTGCCCGACGCGCAGTTTCTCGCGTGGGGTTGGCGCATCCCGTTCCTGGCCAGCGCCGTACTGATCGCCATCGGTCTGGTGATCCGGCTTTCGGTGACGGAGAGCCCCGACTTCGATGTCCTTCGGCAACGGTCGCAGGTGTTGCCGATGCCGATCGTGCAGGCATTCCGCAAACACGGCAAACAGATTCTCCTGGTCGCGGGCGCCTACCTGTCCCAAGGGGTGTTCGCCTACATCTGCGTGGCCTACCTGGTGTCCTATGCGACGACGGTGGCCGGGATCGACCGAACGGCAGCGCTTTTCGGCGTTTCGGCAGCCGCCCTCGTCGCCATCGCGACGTATCCGATGTTCGGCGGGCTGTCCGACAGGCTCGGCCGCAAGCCGGTCTTCGTTGCCGGCGTGGTCGCGATGGGGCTGTCGATCTGGCCGGCGTTTGCGTTGATCAACACCGGCAAGCCTGCACTGTTTCTGGTCGCGCTGCTGTTGGTGTTCGGGTTCGCGATGGCCCCCGCCGCCGGAGTCACCGGATCGTTGTTCAGCCTCGCGTTCGACGCCGACGTGCGCTACAGCGGGGTTTCCATCGGCTACACGCTGTCCCAGGTGGTGGGCTCGGCTTTCGCGCCGACGGTTGCCACCGCGCTGTACGCGGCGACGCACACCAGCGACTCGATCGTCGCCTACCTGGTGGTGGTGTCGGTGATCTCCGCGGTGTCGGCGTGCTTTCTGCCCGGCGGGTGGTCGCGCGACTCACGCGACTCACACAACGGCGTCGAACTCGATGTATAG
- a CDS encoding adenylate/guanylate cyclase domain-containing protein — MRPRRLLARYAAGLASAYLLTVAEVIAIVLALSGGSAATTENIITAAVLICIGAATTGVGAVLIVAPSLRWLRAGRRPTEAERQTALKTLRRQSAITVAPWVLTAAVLIPLNLDAGNEVQVVIASAILFGAVATLCTGFLFTLRTLRPILASVSPDSTSRGLTAPGVRARLMLMWTVCTALPGLAIALLLILQSRNWIITENTAIELALLVLALVAVVLGLRAMILVSMSISDPVGEVVDAMAEVERGRIDHAVDVYEWSEIGRLQRGFNSMVAGLRERDRLRDLFGRHVGEEVARRAVDDSESLSGDEREVTVLFVDLVESTRLAATREPHEVAEVLNEFFRIVVDEVDAHQGLINKFQGDAALAVFGAPLRIDDPPTAGLATARSLRAQLRRLPVDFGIGVSAGSVFAGNIGAENRYEYTVVGDAVNEAARLADLAKDYRSRVLSSGAAIERASQEEQSRWATQCSEVLLRGRAAPTQLWAPDSDDVSD; from the coding sequence GTGAGGCCACGCCGCCTGCTCGCCCGGTATGCGGCGGGCCTTGCGTCGGCCTATCTCCTGACGGTCGCCGAGGTCATCGCGATCGTCCTGGCGCTCAGCGGTGGCAGCGCCGCGACGACCGAAAACATCATCACCGCCGCAGTACTCATCTGCATCGGCGCGGCCACCACCGGTGTGGGAGCCGTGCTCATCGTCGCACCGTCCCTGCGCTGGCTGCGCGCGGGCCGCCGACCCACCGAAGCCGAACGGCAAACGGCTCTCAAGACATTGCGCCGCCAGTCGGCGATCACCGTGGCGCCATGGGTGCTCACCGCCGCTGTGCTGATTCCGCTGAACCTCGATGCGGGCAACGAGGTCCAGGTGGTCATCGCCTCGGCCATCCTGTTCGGCGCCGTCGCAACGCTGTGCACCGGGTTCCTGTTCACGCTACGCACGCTTCGCCCGATATTGGCCAGCGTGTCACCGGATTCCACGTCGCGGGGGCTGACAGCCCCAGGTGTGCGGGCCCGGCTGATGCTCATGTGGACGGTCTGCACGGCGCTGCCCGGCCTGGCTATCGCGCTGCTGCTGATACTGCAGTCCCGTAACTGGATCATCACAGAGAACACCGCGATCGAACTGGCGCTGTTGGTGCTGGCGCTCGTCGCGGTCGTGCTCGGTCTGCGGGCGATGATCCTGGTCTCGATGTCGATCTCAGATCCGGTCGGAGAGGTCGTCGACGCGATGGCCGAAGTCGAGCGCGGACGAATCGACCATGCGGTCGACGTCTATGAATGGTCGGAGATCGGCCGACTGCAGCGGGGGTTCAACAGCATGGTCGCCGGGCTACGCGAACGTGACCGGTTGCGGGATCTGTTCGGCCGCCACGTGGGCGAGGAAGTGGCACGCCGCGCCGTCGACGACAGCGAATCCCTTTCGGGCGACGAGCGTGAAGTCACCGTGCTGTTCGTCGATCTGGTGGAGTCGACACGACTGGCAGCGACTCGCGAACCCCACGAGGTCGCCGAGGTGCTCAACGAATTCTTCCGGATCGTCGTCGACGAGGTCGACGCGCACCAGGGGTTGATCAACAAGTTTCAGGGTGATGCGGCGCTGGCCGTCTTCGGCGCACCGCTGCGCATCGACGATCCCCCGACGGCCGGCTTGGCCACCGCGCGTTCCCTGCGAGCGCAACTGCGGCGCCTCCCCGTCGACTTCGGCATCGGCGTATCGGCAGGCTCGGTATTCGCGGGCAACATCGGCGCGGAAAACCGCTACGAGTACACGGTTGTCGGCGACGCGGTCAACGAGGCGGCCCGCTTGGCCGACCTCGCCAAGGACTACCGGAGTCGGGTGTTGAGTTCGGGGGCGGCGATCGAACGGGCAAGCCAGGAGGAGCAAAGCCGCTGGGCCACCCAATGTTCGGAAGTGCTACTGCGCGGCCGCGCCGCTCCGACACAACTATGGGCGCCGGATAGCGACGATGTCTCGGACTGA
- a CDS encoding class I adenylate-forming enzyme family protein, which translates to MSISLLLEMASSSDPDRTAVVSDELRLTTTELSELADGGAGAIAASGASHVAYVGTGGLMLPLLLFASARAGVAFTPLNYRLSSDGLRELIDRLPAPLVVADSEYHDAIAGAGKQVIDAAEFVTAARAAEPAAEFPDPDDVGVVLFTSGTTSRPKAVELTHNNLTSYVTGTVEFASAEPDDAALICVPPYHIAGVGAALSNLYAGRKMVYLRQFDPREWVRLVRDEGVTTATVVPTMLDRIVTALETDPADLPTLRNLAYGGSKVALPLVRKALDLLPNVGFVNAYGLTETSSTIAVLSPDDHRAALAAADAAVARRLGSVGQPVPGIEVQIRGEDGDVLGPGETGELFVRGDQVSGRYAEIGSVLDADGWFPTKDIAMLDEGGYLFIGGRSDDTIIRGGENISPAEIEDVLVEHPLVHECAVVGPEDPEWGQIIVAVVVPVVASDGRANPDPDELREFVRRQLRGSRTPDRVVFRDELPTNATGKVLRRELVDELSRTSANS; encoded by the coding sequence ATGAGCATCTCCTTACTGCTCGAGATGGCGTCCTCGAGCGATCCCGATCGGACGGCAGTGGTGTCCGATGAACTGCGCCTGACCACAACCGAACTGAGCGAGCTCGCCGACGGGGGTGCAGGCGCGATCGCAGCATCCGGCGCGTCCCACGTCGCCTACGTCGGTACCGGCGGTCTCATGTTGCCGCTGTTGTTGTTCGCCTCCGCCAGGGCAGGCGTTGCATTCACACCGCTGAACTACCGCCTCAGCAGCGACGGGCTGCGCGAGTTGATCGACCGGTTACCCGCGCCGCTGGTGGTCGCCGACAGCGAATACCACGACGCCATCGCCGGAGCGGGTAAGCAGGTGATCGACGCCGCGGAGTTCGTCACCGCCGCCCGTGCCGCCGAACCGGCCGCGGAGTTTCCCGATCCCGACGACGTCGGCGTCGTGCTGTTCACCTCGGGGACCACGTCACGGCCCAAAGCCGTTGAGCTGACGCACAATAACCTGACCAGCTACGTCACCGGCACCGTCGAGTTCGCGTCGGCGGAACCCGATGACGCCGCGCTGATCTGCGTGCCGCCTTACCATATCGCCGGGGTGGGTGCTGCACTGTCGAACCTGTATGCGGGCCGAAAGATGGTCTACCTGCGTCAGTTCGACCCGCGGGAGTGGGTGCGGTTGGTACGTGACGAGGGAGTCACAACGGCGACGGTGGTGCCGACGATGCTCGACCGTATCGTCACGGCGCTCGAGACCGATCCGGCCGACCTTCCCACGCTGCGCAACCTGGCCTACGGCGGTTCCAAGGTGGCGCTTCCGTTGGTGCGTAAGGCACTGGACCTGCTTCCCAACGTCGGGTTCGTCAACGCATACGGTCTCACGGAAACCAGCTCGACCATCGCCGTGCTCTCCCCCGACGACCACCGCGCCGCTCTGGCAGCAGCCGACGCCGCCGTAGCGCGCCGGCTCGGCTCGGTCGGCCAACCCGTGCCGGGCATAGAGGTGCAGATCCGCGGCGAGGACGGCGACGTGCTCGGGCCCGGCGAGACGGGCGAGTTGTTCGTCCGCGGAGACCAGGTGTCGGGCCGCTACGCCGAGATCGGCTCGGTGCTCGACGCCGACGGCTGGTTCCCCACCAAGGACATCGCCATGCTCGACGAAGGCGGCTACCTGTTCATCGGCGGCCGGTCCGACGACACCATCATCCGGGGCGGGGAGAACATCTCCCCGGCCGAGATCGAAGACGTCCTCGTCGAACATCCGCTGGTGCACGAATGCGCCGTGGTGGGGCCCGAAGACCCCGAGTGGGGCCAGATCATCGTGGCGGTGGTCGTACCCGTCGTCGCTTCCGACGGACGGGCGAACCCGGACCCCGATGAGCTGCGCGAGTTCGTTCGACGACAACTGCGCGGGTCTCGCACACCGGACCGGGTCGTCTTCCGAGACGAGCTGCCCACCAACGCGACGGGCAAGGTGCTGCGTCGCGAACTGGTCGATGAACTCTCGCGAACAAGCGCGAATAGCTAA